A single genomic interval of Hevea brasiliensis isolate MT/VB/25A 57/8 chromosome 4, ASM3005281v1, whole genome shotgun sequence harbors:
- the LOC110654047 gene encoding lysM domain receptor-like kinase 3, with protein MRNPNEAKLTSRGNICSLVFKTNNFLVVFGFVSLMYLFFSAYSLHVFPMQCSKVSLIQSCPASLYYVPNTIIGLQETASLFHVNASVVNRTVDGFLVTINCSCSVTQDYFTWQMDYLVQPGDSWESISWKFGSFVVENHTNALNSLQNTTLDFLCGCSETAHVITYRVKKGDTLFTICSRFNVDLNMTARSNRLENPHLIYDGDILFIPEPEGGLQNLTILEVDRKDTKDRKASKSRIRILVGAISSAFIIILLAVVLVFWKKIRANRARQSEAFSQRPYCLLCNLDECSCSRKCEESPASSLNSDKATVFPYYEIIDATSNFSVTSKVGQGSYGSVYHGKLRGTDVAIKQMKSTKTKEFMSELNILCRVHHSNLIELIGYGAGGDSLFLAYEFAQNGALSDHLHSPTLRGHKPLPWVTRAQIALDAAKGLEYIHEHTKPYYVHRDVKTSNILLDSNFRAKIADFGLVKLLENSPDVRAAASRIVGTFGYLAPEYVRDGFVTTKSDVYSFGVVLMELLTGQPALSKDASSENYQLSEHRSVVQYMLSALNDTEDPFTQLEKCIDPNLTCYHKDSLFQMALLSKDCVDDNWNRRPDMSKVVLRLSHILLNSKESKELECSQLMA; from the exons ATGAGAAATCCAAATGAAGCAAAGTTGACTTCAAGGGGGAATATCTGTTCTTTAGTTTTTAAGACTAACAATTTCTTGGTGGTGTTTGGTTTTGTCAGTTTGATGTATCTTTTTTTTTCTGCCTATAGTCTTCATGTCTTTCCAATGCAATGCAGTAAAGTTTCTTTAATCCAATCATGTCCTGCTTCACTCTACTATGTACCCAACACCATTATCGGCCTCCAAGAAACAGCTTCTTTATTCCATGTGAATGCTAGTGTAGTTAATAGGACTGTTGATGGTTTCTTGGTTACCATAAATTGCAGTTGTTCAGTTACCCAAGATTACTTCACTTGGCAAATGGACTACTTGGTCCAACCTGGGGATTCATGGGAGAGCATTTCCTGGAAATTTGGCTCATTTGTGGTGGAAAACCACACAAATGCATTAAATTCATTGCAAAATACGACACTAGATTTTTTATGTGGTTGTTCTGAAACTGCACATGTGATAACCTACAGGGTTAAAAAGGGAGATACATTGTTTACTATTTGTTCTCGGTTTAATGTTGATTTAAACATGACTGCCCGGTCCAATAGGCTGGAAAATCCACACCTTATCTATGATGGTGATATTCTATTTATCCCGGAACCAG AAGGGGgccttcaaaacctcaccatacTTGAAGTGGACAGAAAAG ATACAAAGGATAGAAAAGCATCAAAATCTCGAATTCGTATTCTGGTTGGAGCCATATCTAGTGCTTTTATTATCATACTGTTAGCAGTTGTACTTGTATTCTGGAAAAAAATTAGGGCCAACAGAGCTCGACAATCAGAAGCTTTTTCACAGAGACCATATTGCTTGCTTTGTAATCTTGACGAGTGCTCTTGCTCTAGAA AATGTGAAGAAAGCCCAGCTTCCTCATTGAACTCTGATAAAGCTACTGTTTTCCCTTACTATGAAATTATTGACGCAACTTCCAACTTTAGTGTAACTTCAAAGGTTGGCCAAGGATCATATGGGTCAGTTTATCATGGAAAATTAAGAGGAACT GATGTTGCCATCAAGCAGATGAAAAGTACAAAGACAAAAGAGTTCATGTCAGAACTAAACATTCTTTGCAGAGTTCATCATtcaaacttg ATTGAGCTTATTGGATATGGAGCTGGTGGAGATTCTTTGTTTCTAGCATATGAATTTGCCCAAAATGGTGCATTGAGTGATCATCTGCACAGTCCCACCTtaagag GTCATAAACCTCTTCCTTGGGTTACACGTGCCCAGATTGCTCTTGATGCCGCTAAAGGGCTTGAGTATATACATGAGCACACAAAACCATATTATGTCCATCGTGATGTCAAGACGAGCAATATTCTTTTAGATTCCAATTTTCGTGCAAAG ATTGCAGATTTTGGACTGGTAAAGTTACTAGAGAATTCTCCAGATGTCCGAGCAGCAGCATCTAGAATTGTTGGCACATTTGGTTACCTTGCACCTGA GTACGTTCGGGACGGGTTTGTGACCACAAAGAGTGACGTCTATTCCTTTGGAGTTGTTCTTATGGAACTACTTACTGGCCAACCGGCATTAAGTAAAGATGCAAGTTCTGAAAATTATCAACTCAGCGAACATCGTTCTGTGGTGCAATAT ATGCTGTCAGCATTAAATGATACAGAGGATCCTTTCACCCAGCTGGAGAAATGCATTGATCCAAACCTGACCTGCTACCACAAAGATTCACTCTTCCAG ATGGCCCTCTTGTCCAAAGACTGTGTTGATGATAATTGGAACCGGCGTCCTGACATGAGTAAAGTTGTGCTACGCCTTTCACACATCCTGTTGAACTCCAAGGAAAGCAAGGAACTTGAGTGCAGCCAACTGATGGCCTAA
- the LOC110654046 gene encoding probable polygalacturonase At3g15720, protein MAITNMKITLLAAAAAIFIFSMPANGDGRRSFNVMDFGAIGDGQTVNSQAFLKAWKALCEVEEDEDGNIPTLEIPNSTFLLNPIKFQGPCKSNSIHIQVSGKILASKTIKTKWWILFTNINGLILDGSGTINGRGSHWWKTDGQSGHKKPRALQFHRCDNLQLSGLTHLNSPKGHMGLNYCNGVSISNLTIIAPEDSPNTDGIDISYSTQVNISNSNIGTGDDCIAINGGCSYININNVTCGPGHGISVGSLGEKGGTDLVENVSVRNCTFIRTQNGVRIKTSPGGSGYARNISFEQIILQETKNPIIIDQNYCNGHKCKEKTSEAVKVSDIKYIGVEGTSDSEEGIKLDCAKLGCINIMMEQINITSFEPGKEISAYCNNANGTSTFTTPHVPCLLG, encoded by the exons ATGGCAATTACTAACATGAAGATTACTCTATTAGCAGCAGCAGCAGCTATTTTCATCTTCTCTATGCCTGCCAATGGAGATGGCAGAAGAAGCTTCAATGTGATGGATTTTGGTGCAATTGGAGATGGCCAAACTGTTAATTCTCAG GCCTTTTTAAAAGCATGGAAAGCTTTATGTgaagttgaagaagatgaagatggaAACATACCAACACTTGAAATACCTAACAGTACATTCTTGCTTAACCCTATTAAATTCCAGGGTCCATGCAAATCTAACTCTATTCATATTcag GTTTCAGGGAAGATATTAGCATCCAAAACCATTAAAACTAAATGGTGGATACTCTTCACTAATATAAATGGTTTGATCCTAGATGGTTCTGGCACTATCAATGGTCGAGGCTCTCATTGGTGGAAAACT gATGGGCAGAGTGGACATAAAAAACCAAGG GCCTTGCAATTTCATAGATGTGATAACCTTCAATTAAGTGGACTAACTCATCTCAATAGTCCTAAAGGACATATGGGTTTGAATTACTGCAATGGTGTCTCTATCTCTAATCTTACCATCATTGCTCCTGAAGATAGTCCTAATACTGATGGAATTGACATCTCTTATTCAACCCAAGTTAACATATCTAACTCTAACATTGGAACTG GTGATGATTGTATTGCCATTAATGGGGGCTGCTCCTATATCAACATTAATAATGTTACGTGTGGACCAGGCCATGGAatcag TGTGGGAAGTTTAGGGGAGAAAGGAGGCACTGATTTAGTGGAAAATGTATCTGTAAGAAACTGTACTTTCATCAGAACTCAGAATGGCGTAAGAATCAAGACATCAccg GGAGGCTCAGGATATGCAAGAAACATATCGTTTGAGCAAATCATTCTCCAGGAAACTAAGAATCCTATCATAATAGACCAGAATTACTGCAATGGACATAAATGCAAAGAAAAG ACATCTGAAGCAGTGAAAGTGAGTGATATAAAATATATTGGTGTTGAAGGAACATCTGATAGCGAGGAAGGAATTAAACTAGATTGTGCTAAATTGGGTTGTATCAATATCATGATGGAACAAATTAACATTACTTCATTTGAGCCTGGAAAAGAGATTTCTGCCTACTGTAACAATGCTAATGGAACTTCTACATTTACCACCCCTCATGTCCCCTGTTTATTGGGGTGA